From Epinephelus lanceolatus isolate andai-2023 chromosome 5, ASM4190304v1, whole genome shotgun sequence, the proteins below share one genomic window:
- the LOC117262750 gene encoding fibulin-7-like, translated as MEVLFRMKMVWVVLMMLCLHHMSCSSAQECPSTHDLLNSLRQVEKMLAVHEASYQQGLRSLRKKMSALHNSTMAIFKAGATCPKPEPPAHGRRLGRVFGVGHEVHFLCKPGYELIGPRTRVCLESLRWSGQQPMCRRFNSTGNSLASFSPAAPSSSFSGSAALSASSSSSSSSSFSSSSASSPSPVSSLLPTSSSPFSSIRPSHCTHFLGSTRCTCDVGFTISGRDNNICTDIDECHLFPLGQPGRLCIHQCVNTPGSFHCFCPDGYDISRDGRRCTDIDECEIRMHNCTADQLCVNTHGGFQCVTVECPQMKNATYIKTSPMRCERNPCMLGDKACTQAPNSISFHFLSVVSNMSAPRVLFRVSAARVLGDTLRFGLAGGHGRGYFSVQRSGRQTGTLLLVQPIKGPATLEAEVEMSELERHNLLGRYLTKVTLFVSPYEF; from the exons ATGGAGGTTTTGTTCAGGATGAAGATGGTCTGGGTTGTTCTGATGATGCTGTGTCTTCATCACATGTCCTGTTCTTCTGCTCAG GAGTGTCCATCCACCCATGACCTGCTGAACTCTCTGCGGCAGGTGGAGAAGATGTTGGCGGTCCATGAGGCGTCGTACCAGCAGGGCCTCCGCTCGCTCAGGAAGAAGATGAGCGCTCTGCACAACAGCACCATGGCCATCTTCAAGGCTGGCG CAACCTGCCCCAAACCAGAGCCCCCTGCTCATGGCCGCAGACTGGGCAGAGTGTTTGGCGTCGGACATGAGGTCCACTTCCTGTGCAAGCCTGGCTACGAGCTGATTGGCCCGCGGACCCGAGTGTGTCTGGAGTCTCTGAGGTGGAGCGGCCAGCAGCCAATGTGCAGAC gCTTCAACAGCACCGGAAACTCCCTGGCCTCCTTCTCTCCTGCTgctccttcctcttctttctctggctctgcagctctgtcagcatcctcctcctcctcttcctcctcctccttctcctcctcttcagcaTCTTCACcttctcctgtctcctctttATTACCCACGTCTTCCTCCCCATTCTCCTCCATCCGTCCATCTCACTGCACTCACTTCCTGGGCTCCACCCGCTGCACCTGTGATGTGGGTTTCACCATATCAGGCCGCGACAACAACATCTGCACAG acatCGACGAGTGTCATCTGTTCCCTCTTGGTCAACCTGGCCGGCTCTGCATCCATCAGTGTGTAAACACTCCCGGCAGCTTCCACTGCTTCTGTCCAGACGGCTACGACATCTCCAGAGATGGCCGCAGAtgcacag ACATCGACGAGTGTGAAATCCGAATGCACAACTGCAcagcagaccagctgtgtgtgaACACCCACGGAGGTTTCCAGTGTGTGACGGTGGAGTGTCCGCAGATGAAAAACGCCACGTACATCAAGACGTCGCCAAT GCGCTGTGAGAGGAACCCATGCATGCTGGGAGACAAGGCGTGCACTCAGGCACCAAACTCAATCTCcttccacttcctgtctgtggtgTCCAACATGTCCGCCCCCCGTGTCCTTTTCCGGGTGTCGGCAGCCCGTGTCCTGGGTGACACGCTGCGTTTCGGCCTGGCGGGTGGTCATGGGCGGGGCTATTTCAGTGTGCAGCGTTCAGGACGACAGACCGGCACCCTCCTCCTGGTGCAGCCCATCAAGGGTCCCGCCACTCTGGAGGCTGAGGTGGAAATGAGCGAGCTGGAACGCCACAACCTGCTGGGCCGCTATCTCACCAAGGTCACCCTGTTTGTTTCCCCGTACGAGTTTTAG